In Horticoccus luteus, the following proteins share a genomic window:
- a CDS encoding Lrp/AsnC family transcriptional regulator gives MNPVLKLLLEGGGLTTAQIAQVAGLTEVEVNQHLEQLKKDKIFLGWRPVLDLSREAAAAAAVRAVIEVKVTPERGGGFNRFAERIARFDEVESCYLMSGGYDLLVFVKGASLQKVASFVSEKLSTIEGVLSTSTHFMLRSYKEQGFLLESDEGPVTRLNVAP, from the coding sequence ATGAACCCTGTTCTGAAGCTGTTGCTCGAAGGCGGTGGACTCACGACGGCGCAAATTGCGCAAGTCGCGGGCCTCACCGAGGTCGAAGTGAACCAGCACCTGGAACAGTTGAAGAAAGATAAAATCTTCCTCGGCTGGCGTCCAGTGCTCGATCTCTCGCGCGAGGCCGCCGCCGCCGCCGCCGTGCGCGCCGTGATCGAGGTCAAGGTCACGCCGGAACGGGGTGGTGGGTTCAACCGGTTTGCGGAACGCATCGCGCGTTTTGACGAGGTCGAGTCGTGCTACCTCATGTCGGGCGGCTACGATCTGCTCGTGTTCGTGAAAGGCGCGTCGTTGCAGAAAGTGGCGTCGTTCGTTTCGGAGAAGCTCTCGACGATCGAGGGGGTGTTGTCCACCTCCACGCACTTCATGCTGCGTTCCTACAAAGAGCAGGGTTTCCTGCTGGAAAGCGACGAAGGGCCGGTCACGCGGCTCAACGTCGCCCCGTAA
- a CDS encoding pyridoxal phosphate-dependent aminotransferase — MSTDPQRWVAGHVASLPKSGIRDFFELVAKMKGQDVISLGVGEPDFVTPWHIREAAIFALERGKTYYTSNLGLIELRRAIATYVEQHFNVTYRPEDQILVTVGVSEALDLACRAFVNPGDKVMFHQPCYVSYHPSISLVHGQGIAVPTYARDNFALTAEALRAAWQPGAKMLMLNLPCNPTGGTCSKEQLDKIAAFCREKDLLVLTDEIYSELSFDGAHTSIASLPGMAERTIFLHGFSKAFAMTGWRIGYACGPAPLVDAMMKVHQYSMLCASIIAQEAALEALLRGWDSVLKMREQYHRRRDLVVRRFNEIGLKCHSPRGSFYAFPDVTPTGLTEKEFAVGLLEKEKVAVVPGTAFGENGTGHVRACFATSYEQLIEACNRMERFVGGARRA, encoded by the coding sequence ATGAGCACCGATCCCCAACGTTGGGTGGCGGGGCATGTTGCCTCGCTGCCGAAGAGCGGCATCCGCGATTTCTTCGAACTGGTGGCCAAAATGAAGGGCCAGGACGTGATTTCGCTCGGCGTCGGCGAACCGGATTTCGTCACGCCCTGGCATATTCGCGAGGCGGCGATATTCGCGCTCGAGCGCGGCAAGACTTACTACACGTCGAACCTCGGTTTGATCGAGCTGCGGCGAGCGATCGCGACTTACGTCGAACAGCATTTCAACGTCACCTACCGTCCGGAGGATCAGATCCTCGTGACCGTCGGCGTGAGCGAGGCGCTCGATCTGGCCTGCCGCGCGTTTGTGAATCCCGGCGACAAGGTGATGTTTCACCAGCCGTGCTACGTGAGTTACCACCCGAGTATTTCGCTCGTGCACGGGCAGGGAATCGCGGTGCCGACCTACGCCCGCGACAATTTCGCTCTCACTGCCGAGGCGCTTCGCGCCGCATGGCAGCCGGGGGCGAAGATGCTGATGCTGAACCTCCCGTGCAATCCCACGGGCGGCACTTGCAGCAAAGAGCAGTTGGACAAGATCGCCGCGTTTTGCCGGGAAAAGGATCTGCTGGTCCTCACGGACGAGATTTACTCCGAGCTCTCGTTCGACGGCGCGCACACCAGCATCGCGTCGCTGCCCGGAATGGCGGAACGCACGATCTTCCTGCACGGTTTCTCGAAGGCGTTCGCGATGACGGGCTGGCGGATCGGTTATGCATGCGGTCCGGCGCCACTCGTCGACGCGATGATGAAAGTGCATCAATACTCGATGTTGTGCGCGTCGATCATCGCACAAGAGGCCGCCCTTGAGGCGCTCCTGCGCGGCTGGGACAGCGTGCTGAAAATGCGGGAGCAATACCACCGGCGCCGCGATCTCGTCGTGCGACGTTTCAACGAGATCGGCCTCAAGTGCCATTCGCCACGGGGCAGCTTCTACGCGTTTCCCGACGTGACTCCGACGGGGCTCACAGAGAAGGAGTTCGCGGTCGGCTTGCTTGAAAAGGAGAAGGTCGCCGTCGTCCCCGGCACCGCCTTTGGAGAAAACGGCACCGGTCACGTGCGCGCCTGCTTTGCGACGAGCTACGAGCAATTGATCGAGGCCTGCAACCGCATGGAGCGGTTCGTCGGCGGGGCCCGCCGCGCATAA
- the der gene encoding ribosome biogenesis GTPase Der, which yields MNRTVAIVGRPNVGKSRLFNRLARKRISIVHDQPGITRDVISAEVEDGHYTLLDTGGLGYKGEDTPARLTAASEAQVDFAMATAALILFVVDGLSGVSALDEKIAAMLRRSRKKVRLVVNKADFDDEKIQLDDIYRLGLGEPLRVSAEHGRGEADLRDAILAELGPAPGDDSDEAEAERPLGVCFIGRPNVGKSSLSNRLLQSDRLIVSDVPGTTRDAIELPFQFKGRNGKLYPFRLIDTAGIKAATKLASPVEYFSRLRSLDAIKNTDVVFLVLDAMEGVTQQDKAIAGEAIKEKKPIVIVVNKWDLVHKEFRKGDGVRGYKTEREYREKYEAALFDRLFFTPGAPVVFVSAMSGYEVDRMLNAAVKLNRMLDAKLPTAKLNRTIERLADQNPPPAIGGKRFRVYYATQTGTRPFRIKLFCNREEKLTEQYRRYLEAGLVEEFGLNGCPMYFDLVGKEKHEPGTPYSGKEARGIAPTPRWRAGEEQLAADDETHETIED from the coding sequence ATGAATCGCACCGTTGCCATCGTCGGCCGACCCAATGTCGGCAAAAGCCGGCTCTTTAACCGGCTGGCGCGGAAGCGCATTTCCATCGTCCACGACCAGCCCGGCATCACGCGCGACGTGATTTCCGCGGAAGTCGAAGATGGGCATTACACGCTGCTCGACACGGGCGGCTTGGGCTACAAAGGCGAGGATACGCCGGCGCGGCTGACGGCGGCCTCGGAGGCGCAGGTGGATTTTGCGATGGCGACCGCGGCGTTGATTCTGTTCGTGGTGGACGGGTTGTCCGGGGTATCAGCGCTCGATGAGAAGATCGCGGCGATGCTGCGACGCAGCCGGAAAAAAGTCCGCCTCGTGGTAAATAAAGCGGATTTCGACGACGAAAAAATCCAGCTCGACGACATTTACCGCCTGGGGCTGGGCGAACCGTTGCGGGTGTCCGCCGAGCACGGACGGGGCGAAGCGGATTTGCGCGATGCCATTCTGGCCGAGTTGGGACCGGCGCCGGGCGACGACAGCGACGAAGCGGAGGCGGAGCGCCCATTGGGCGTGTGCTTCATCGGTCGGCCGAACGTAGGCAAATCCTCGTTGAGCAACCGCCTGCTGCAGAGCGATCGCCTGATTGTGAGCGACGTGCCGGGGACGACGCGCGATGCGATCGAGTTGCCGTTCCAATTCAAGGGGCGCAACGGCAAGTTGTATCCGTTTCGCTTGATCGACACCGCCGGCATCAAGGCCGCCACGAAGCTGGCTTCGCCCGTGGAGTATTTTTCGCGGCTGCGTTCGCTCGATGCGATCAAGAACACCGACGTCGTTTTCCTCGTGCTCGACGCGATGGAGGGCGTCACGCAGCAGGACAAGGCCATCGCGGGCGAAGCGATCAAGGAGAAGAAGCCGATCGTGATCGTGGTCAACAAGTGGGACCTTGTGCACAAAGAGTTTCGCAAGGGCGACGGCGTGCGCGGTTACAAGACGGAGCGGGAATATCGGGAAAAGTACGAAGCGGCGCTGTTTGACCGGCTGTTCTTTACGCCAGGCGCGCCAGTCGTGTTTGTGTCGGCGATGAGCGGTTACGAAGTGGATCGCATGCTCAACGCGGCGGTGAAACTCAACCGGATGCTCGACGCCAAGCTGCCCACAGCGAAGCTCAACCGGACGATCGAGCGCCTCGCGGATCAAAATCCGCCGCCGGCGATCGGGGGAAAAAGATTTCGCGTTTATTACGCCACGCAAACGGGCACACGGCCGTTTCGCATTAAACTGTTTTGCAATCGCGAGGAAAAGCTCACGGAGCAATACCGCCGTTATCTGGAGGCTGGCCTCGTGGAGGAATTCGGGTTGAATGGATGCCCGATGTATTTCGATTTGGTCGGCAAAGAAAAACATGAGCCGGGGACGCCGTATTCAGGCAAGGAGGCGCGGGGAATCGCGCCGACTCCGCGTTGGCGCGCCGGGGAGGAACAGCTTGCGGCCGACGATGAGACTCATGAAACCATCGAAGACTGA